One window of the Candidatus Methylomirabilis tolerans genome contains the following:
- a CDS encoding DUF167 domain-containing protein, with product MILVRQEGASASFRVRLQPKASRAAIVGEVDGVLRLRVTAPPVEGQANDACLRLLAKTLDLPISRLGIVAGQQARVKTIRVADASADLLRTALCNVLARPHH from the coding sequence ATGATCCTGGTTCGGCAGGAGGGCGCATCTGCCTCCTTTCGTGTCCGCCTGCAGCCGAAGGCGTCCCGCGCAGCGATTGTCGGTGAGGTTGACGGTGTGCTGCGGCTTCGAGTGACCGCGCCGCCGGTGGAAGGACAGGCCAACGACGCCTGTCTCCGCCTGCTGGCCAAGACGCTTGATCTGCCGATCTCCCGTCTTGGAATTGTCGCCGGTCAGCAGGCCCGCGTGAAAACCATCCGGGTCGCCGACGCGTCCGCCGATCTCCTCCGTACCGCGCTCTGCAACGTGCTGGCGCGCCCACACCATTAG
- a CDS encoding YggT family protein, with protein MPFVANFIAAFASILSTVLTVYTWMFIIRALLSWVNPDPWNPIVQFLARATDPVLRPIQQLIPMWRLGIDISPIIAILALQFVQRWFIPSLQEIAWNLSQ; from the coding sequence ATGCCGTTTGTCGCTAACTTCATCGCCGCATTTGCGTCTATCCTGAGTACGGTGTTGACGGTCTATACATGGATGTTTATCATCCGGGCGCTGCTCTCCTGGGTCAACCCTGACCCCTGGAACCCGATCGTTCAGTTCCTCGCTCGTGCGACCGACCCGGTGTTGCGGCCGATTCAACAACTGATACCGATGTGGCGATTAGGCATAGATATTTCCCCCATCATTGCGATTCTGGCGCTCCAGTTCGTCCAGCGGTGGTTTATCCCTTCCCTCCAGGAGATCGCCTGGAACCTTAGCCAATGA
- the proC gene encoding pyrroline-5-carboxylate reductase, with translation MLHGRTIGFIGAGNMAEAMIRGLLEAKLVTADQLIASDIVEAKRQQLRLRYGIQTVTEGRDVGAKASILVLAVKPQDMEAALKGIAASVDQTKTIISVAAGMTIAFITERLPAMARIVRAMPNAPALVLAGAAGIAKGEHATAEDLQIAEAIFAAVGKVVVVEEKHLDAVTGLSGSGPAYVFLLIEALADAGVKVGLSRDVAGLLAAQTVLGAAKMVLESGRHPAELKDMVASPGGTTIAGLYALERGGLRGILIEAVEAATTRSRELGRR, from the coding sequence ATGTTACACGGTCGGACGATCGGGTTCATCGGGGCGGGCAATATGGCCGAGGCGATGATCCGCGGTCTGCTTGAAGCGAAGCTGGTAACGGCGGACCAGCTTATCGCCTCGGATATCGTCGAGGCGAAGAGACAGCAGCTCCGCCTGCGCTATGGCATCCAGACCGTGACCGAGGGCCGCGACGTAGGAGCGAAAGCCTCGATCCTGGTCCTGGCCGTCAAGCCCCAGGACATGGAGGCGGCGCTGAAGGGGATCGCCGCTTCTGTGGATCAGACCAAGACGATCATCTCGGTTGCTGCCGGCATGACGATCGCCTTCATCACCGAGCGCCTGCCCGCTATGGCGCGGATCGTTCGCGCCATGCCCAATGCGCCTGCCCTGGTTCTGGCAGGCGCCGCCGGTATTGCGAAGGGTGAGCATGCGACAGCCGAAGACCTGCAGATTGCAGAGGCGATCTTCGCCGCGGTCGGGAAAGTGGTCGTGGTGGAGGAAAAGCACCTGGACGCCGTGACGGGACTCAGCGGCAGCGGCCCCGCCTACGTGTTCCTGCTTATTGAGGCGCTGGCCGATGCCGGCGTGAAGGTGGGACTGTCGCGAGACGTCGCCGGACTGCTGGCCGCCCAGACCGTTCTGGGCGCCGCGAAGATGGTTCTTGAGAGCGGTCGGCATCCGGCCGAGCTGAAGGACATGGTTGCTTCTCCCGGCGGGACGACCATTGCCGGGTTGTACGCCTTGGAGCGCGGCGGGTTACGTGGGATTTTGATCGAGGCGGTAGAGGCGGCCACGACCCGGTCCCGGGAGCTTGGTAGGAGATAG